GTGCGAATATCTAAATGCTCGACGTGAACATCCTCTGCTACCGCATTGATTGTGGTGATCCCTGGCATAATATTGTATTCAAACACCCCTAATGCCATCGCTAGCTGATCGCCAGACGCAGGTGCTATGGTATGACCAACATAAGCTTTTGGCGCCGCTACTTTCCAACCATTAATCGCAAAAGTCTCGGCAATTTTGTGGTAGATAAGCGACTCAGTGACGCGGTTTTGTGGTGTGCTTGAGCCATGTGCCAAAATAAAGCTGCGTTTTACTAATGCCTCTGTGCCTGCAATTTGCTGAGCCAGTGCGACCGATTTTGCCATGGTAATGTAGTTACCTGGTCCAGGTGCCGTGATCGACTTTTTCACGCCATCTGCGTTTACATATACATCGGCCACCGAGCCCATGATCTGCGCTCCAAGCTCAAGCACCAGCGCATCATCCATCAAAATCGCTACTTGTGCACCTTCACCAATCGTAAAGCCACAGTTTTCACCGAAAGGACGACTGGTTTTACGATAATCTACACGCTCGGTGCCATCAAGTTTACGTAAGCCTTCTTCATTTGCGAGTGCGCCCATATTACCGAAGCCTTCGATGATCTCTGGTGTAATAGCACATTCAACACTGGCTACAATCGCCACACGAGTACGACCAGCCTGAATATCATTCACTGCAGCGCGAAGGTTATATAGAAACGTAGCGCACGCACCCGATGTCGTAAACGTTGTGCCAACGCTGCCAGTAACATAAGCATTGATAAAGTCAGTGGACATGGTGTTGAGTCCTAGCGCCAACTGCTTGGTGCTTACTCGGTCGCCACGTAAACGGCTACGCACTAGTCCACCTAAGCCCTCATCATTCATTTGCCCTACAACAGAAGCGGAATAAGTGCCTATTTGATCAGGTCGTACGCTGTTCATCACCTTCTCCCACTCAAGACCCGTTGAGCGGATAGCGTCGGTTGCAGCAAAAATCGTCGCCTGAAGGCCGCGTGGTTGGTAACGGCTGTTATACATGAGCGACGGCTCAAAGCCGGTTGGTAATTGACCTGCGGCTTTAATTGGGTTGTCTCTAAAACTATCGTGCTTAACTTCAATCTGGTCCGCTATGGTTACTTCAACCGTTTTTGGATCAAGCTCAATCACTTGCCAAGCTGCAGGAACTGGCTCAGGTAAGTCACGCTTACGACAACTGAATACTATCTTGCTGTCATCATTTGCTTTCATTGTGAGCTTTTGCTGCCAAGGGGTCGCATCTACGTCAAAATGGTTTTTTTCAATTTTACGGATCAA
This portion of the Pseudoalteromonas sp. GCY genome encodes:
- a CDS encoding beta-ketoacyl synthase, with the translated sequence MTALPIIVGMGGINAAGRTSFHQGYKRIVLDKLNAKDRQETYLGLASLMNLVRYEEGQLIDQNDQVIQEAEIESRFGEQILAGTLIRKIEKNHFDVDATPWQQKLTMKANDDSKIVFSCRKRDLPEPVPAAWQVIELDPKTVEVTIADQIEVKHDSFRDNPIKAAGQLPTGFEPSLMYNSRYQPRGLQATIFAATDAIRSTGLEWEKVMNSVRPDQIGTYSASVVGQMNDEGLGGLVRSRLRGDRVSTKQLALGLNTMSTDFINAYVTGSVGTTFTTSGACATFLYNLRAAVNDIQAGRTRVAIVASVECAITPEIIEGFGNMGALANEEGLRKLDGTERVDYRKTSRPFGENCGFTIGEGAQVAILMDDALVLELGAQIMGSVADVYVNADGVKKSITAPGPGNYITMAKSVALAQQIAGTEALVKRSFILAHGSSTPQNRVTESLIYHKIAETFAINGWKVAAPKAYVGHTIAPASGDQLAMALGVFEYNIMPGITTINAVAEDVHVEHLDIRTEHYECDPMDIAFINSKGFGGNNATATVLSPTLTKQLLSKRYSQFEFANYEQQLAITTQRQIAYQQAADYGQYELIYRFGNGMIDESELNLSQQELAIPGFEQSIQLCPKNPYGDLI